CTGTTTTGTCAACTCTGTATTCAACTTTCCCCTTCTTGAACTCTTCTATAGCCTGGAACCATTCTCACAATTAGCATAATCTACTTCATTCAGCTCCAATGACAATTACGGCTACAAGCACAGGATTAAAATGCTTCAATTTTATATGCTACATGATTCAAAGATTGAATAATACTCAACTTACAAAACAAAAGGTCATCTGGACCCTACTTTAACTGTCATTTTTGTGGTCAATCTATTATTGTAGCGATAACAGTACCATTTGGCCAATCCAGAATTTCCAGACACTTTACATAATGATGTGTGCACTTAGAAATGTTTGATTTGCACACAAGCTAGCATGGCTTATATTGTCGGTCTGAGGGAGGGAGGGTAAAGGTATTGCATAGGAATGTCTGATTAGAAATTTAGGATGCCACCAAAAGTTTAAGTCATAACTTACTATCAAGAAAATTATGATCTAGAACTAGCACCATCACGGAACCAAGGACTTTACACTGACAAGGTTTGCTGTCCGTTGTGGATAGTTCACTATGAGCATGCgtcagaagttcagaaccacAATATGTATCAAGGTCAGATTTGCCCTGTTACTGTATCAATTGCCGAAGCATTTACAGTCTGCAAGGGTGGACACGGAAGCACTTCACAAACTCAATATGAAACGCATTCCATTTTCCAAAGGAATAACTAGATAGATAGTCATAATAATTTTGAGTTTTTGGTACTTTGAGCCTTGATTCTGAAATAAACTGAACAGTCAACACTGGAAAAGATTTGATGTCATAGTCGATCAATCAATCAACTGCCTCAATACTTTTGCTAATTATTGTAGTCAATGTGTTTTTTGTGTTCCATTAGCAAGGTGATCTGTGGAGTCAGGAGTTCATTCATATTATCACCAGTTTACTACCATAAACCAACAGCGCTCCATATACTCCAACATCTGTATCATATAATTTCCTCCAATTTGATCGGTAAATCCAACTTTTTCAGCTTTCTAAACTTTTGTTAGGAACAATTAAACAAGAACCTCAAGATAATACCATGCCTGAGCCTTCAATTATTGAGATACAGGAACGAAAAACAACTGACAAAGGTAGGAAGGTTAATATGATGATATCTGAATCCTTAAAGTGCAGCTTAGTACTACAATGCCACAAACTTTTCAATCTTGTCACAGTGCCCAGACAAAGTAAGAAACAAATGATTTACAAGCAATATTGATGGAAAGTCAGGGGAAAACAATCTTTATGACTTCCTCAATACCTGAGTAATGTTCGGAGAAACAGTGCCAGCTTTTGGGTTAGGCATCAGTCCTCTTGGTCCTAGAATCTTACCCAAGCCAGCAACCTGAAAAGTACATTGAAATAAGTCAGCTTGATGAACATTGGAAGTTTCAATGAGAATATATACAGAGTTTTGAACATTTAATTTAGGCCTAACTTTCAAACAATGAAACATCCCAATATGTATTCCTGTATTAAAAATTGGATAGTTATAGCTAATCCATTTTACCTGACCAAAAGAATATTTTTAACAGTTTACATGGCAAGACATCAAGATATAGATAACCAAAACTAAATATTTCATTCAAATTTTTGCGTCTGCCTCCAATATGAAACTGAAATAAAGGCAGAACTGTTTCAGGGATAGGGAAAGGAaacagaaaaaatagaaaacaaaaatGTCTGGCCAAACAATGTTTCAGTATATTCTTCCTAGAAGTGTTCATAATGTGTAAATTTTAGAGTGCCAGGCCATGATAACTATTTGGTCGAACCTCAGCTACATGATTAATGAAATTGGAAGGGGATAGTTTATCTTcaccaagaaagcaaatatttCAATCATGAATGCCACAGCTAGAACTACTTCATAGTTCATACCTTTGGCATCATATCAGGTGATGCAATCAATTTGTTAAAGTCCATAAACCCTCCTTTTATTTGTTCGATCAAGTCATCTCCACCAACTATATCAGCTCCAGCAGCTCTAGCTTCATCTATCTTCTCACCTGTAAGGAAAACAAACAATTATTAATGCATAATGGTAACAATTATTTGAACTACTTACGTGCCTCCAACTTTATGATCATAACAAGAAAAGCATGAGTATGCGACATGAAGGAGTGTGAAAGAAAAGTTTCAGTCATTCAACAAGGATATGCTCCATGGCCAGCACAAAATATAGCACCAAAGCCATGCATATTGCCAAGTAACTTATGAATATGAAGAAGACATCATGAAATAACAAATGGATCGGAATTTCCTTCTGGCAGGTTCTCAAAGACAACTAGTTTTATCCAACAAATTGATGTGATCTAATAGCTTAGTCCTTAATACCAGTAAACAATAGTATGCAGGACAAGCATGTTTCCGATTAAACCAATATGCACCCATGAGGAACAATATATTATCAAGCAGCACTATTACACATATGGCCGATCACACAGTGATCCAATTTGCCGAGGCACCATAAGCCGCCTTGTGTGAGGCCCGCAATCTAAACGCCATTTTCAGTCACCACCCACCTTGTGTGAGGACCGCAATCTTCACCGACTGGCCTGTTCCCTTGGGCAAATTCACCTGTCCTCACCAAGAGCGACACAGAATCGAAATCAGCGAACGCAACAGGACGCAATCGAACAGAACGGAACACAGAAAAGAAGAAGCAGTACCGTGGCGCGGAGCTGCTGATCGTTGTACTTGGGGTCGAGGTTCATGCGGAAGTGCGCCTCGGCCGACTCTTTAAATTTCGCGCTGGCCATCTGCTTCATCAGCGAGATGGCGGTGGGCACGTCGTACTCCTTCTTGCTCTCCCTCAGCTTCTGTATCTCGAGGAACCTTTTCGACCGCGTCTGCGCACCCTCAGAAACCAGCACCGCGTCACCGACCATACAAATCGCGCAAACAATACAATAGGGAACCATAGGCGAGAAGGGAGGGGTCGGATGGCGTGCTCACGCGGTCGTGCTTGAGCGGCAGGGCGGCCTTGCCGGTGCGCGGGCGCGTGGGGGGCGTGAACGCGGAGCCGCGGCCGCCCTCGTACCCGTCGTCCTCATCCTCGTCGACGTACAGGCCGCGCTGgtcggcctcggcctcctcctcctcgagcaCGGCCCCCTGcgggtcggcgacggcggcggccgcggggcggCGGAACGAGAGGAGCAGCCGCGGGTAGGCGCGCAGCGTCGGCACGGAGGAGGGGAACAGCAGCGCGTTGGGCGTGGCCGGCGCCGTGCTGGCAGCCGGCGcgaggagcgaggaggaggcggaggccgccgcggccgtggccatggtggtggaggtgggggaggagcgggagcgcggaggcggagcagaTAAGAGGGTGCGGAGGGATAGAAAGAGGAGCCGAAGTGGCAACGCGCGCGGGTTATAGCCGATGATGGGGTGGCGCCCGGCCTCGGCGTTTCACCGGATAGGGCTCTGGGCGTGGCGGTCGCGGGCAGGGGGTGACGGGAGCGACGCGTGATTTTGGCTCCCGGTTACGGTGATCCGGCTCGCATTTGGCCCGACGCGGGCGGGCGGGTTCGTGCCCGCGCGGTGGGCGGGCGTGGCGAAACGCAGTTGGATTTGGCTGGGCCGAGACCAGTGTTTTCCTTTCCTTACCGATCGGTAACCGCCGGTTACCGCCGATTTTTACCGATATCGCTACTAGGCGGCAACCCATACCGGCGgtaaatttcgaaaaatttcgcccgaatttaaattttcaaaaatatttgaaataaaaaaggaaaaaatatggtaagaaagtagagatgacatacatcattctaatatagaacatgttcaaatatttgactgtttgggcactcaaaaaaataaaaaaatttaggaCCGGTAATCCCGAGCGGTATCCTCTAATCCCGAGCGGTATTCGGCGTTTTCCGAGCGGAAATCGGCGCGTTTGGACCGAAAACCACTGCATTGTGAGTATTTCTTGAATTTACATTGATTTTTAGATGTTTGTTGTGTAGCTATATTCAAAAACATGTGTTCATATTAGCTATATAGATCCATTTGTTCATGGTAGTTGgatgttaatttgttcattttagctatatgtatatatgtgtgttcatatttcaaatatgtacatatattttcatttgttcatttggaccggaaaccactactatgtattatatatattgacgatgatggtttgtgaggactatggttgtgatgatttgcatggactattgttgtgatgatctatatggactatggatgtgaatttctatttttatagatatgaacttctattctatgtatgtgtaaatgttatataattgtttgatatataccatcagtaatgatatttacaaaattacggtgaaatgctgccaaaatttttaattttccaaagtcatacggtgtttaccggttaaaaacgacggttaccggtcggtaaacatcgattaccggtcggtaaacaacggttaccggttttttgaatttgaattgtcatTTCGAGCGGTTTCTAGCGGTTTTCGGCGATTTACCGCcggtttaccgataccgctagtTGGCGAAAATCGCTTTACCGTCGATAAGGTGAACCCTGGCTGAGACGCGTGCCGGTGTTTCGGGGGGTGGAAGAGGTGAACCCTGGCTGAGACGCGTGCCGGTGTTTCGGGGGGtggaagagggagggagggggcgcctGATTTGGGTCGGGCCCGACCCGAGCGCCGTGCCGAGGCGCGCGGGGCCGCCGGGACAGGTGTGTGGCCGCGGCTGCCGTGTGGGGGTCgccgagcggcagcggcgaggtgaGTGGCTGCGAGTGCGAGGCTGCGAGCTGTGGGAACAAGCCGGTCCTGCTGCAGCTTCTAGAGCTCTGGTAGCACGAACACGGGTTCTCTTGCAAGTCCCAAAAGACCGTATTTGTAGCGTATAAATTTTGTCGCATAAAGACTGTTATTGTAGGAAGTTTTTATTTTACGTGAGATCCATATATGGCACTCATGACTACATTGTTTCATAGGCTGATTATTTAGGGCctatttggcagggctccggctcttccaaaaacagctccgaCTCCTCAGATtgagcggcttctctggtggagtttgagccgttttagaaaatgtttggcaaaacagtttcacttgttagattgatgtgtaagccgcgtgaagccacgatttcatggcttcaccttgcctgtgtaagccgccgatggcttcaggaccggcttcacacgtgaagccggttacaaaacaaacgtttgggagggcttcacctggagccgctcgtgaagccgcTCCAGAAGCCCTACCAAACGGGGTCTTAGTACCACGTGTGGCTCTCATGATCACAAGTTTTATAATATTACTTGTATTATAATAATTACAAAATTGTACAATAATATTGTCAGACTATCTTTTTTAAAGATATTTATGTAATTTCTCACTATTCATTGGTTTCACCACTTAGTCGTTAGTCCTACAACTATGCGGTTTCTGGGACGGAGGGGTACTCCTTTTCAGGACTTGTACTGCACTAAAACCGACAGCATGAcaggtgatttttttttcatcccTCGGTAGATTTTGTGgtttctttttttaatttttttacatgACAGGTGATCTTCTTTTCATCCCTCGGTAGATTtttggtttcttttttttttgcatagcaCTACATTGTCATTTAAGGGAAGCAAGAGTGTTCGATTCCAAATTACAGACCGATattacaaaaagaaaaacaaataagcATTCAAACTCAACAGAAACTGAACTAAACATCGATAAAAAAGGGGGTAATGCTGGGCTTCCACAGGCCACCGTGCGCGTTCGCAGCGCAGACTTGATTTCCTGCAGGATCTGGCTCGGTTGCATACTACGTAGTTGATGATTGGAAGATGCGCTTGTTCCTCCCTTTAGGTTCCAAGCCACGTACATCAGAAGAACCGCCTTCACTTTTCTCACCTTCCTGTCGTTTGATACCACTGGTAGGTTCCGCCAACCTTCCATGTTCAGATGTTGCTCCGGGACCTGCACCATTCCTTCAGCCCAAGCACTTGCTCTTGTCGAGACATCTCGTGCAAAGGGACATTGGAGGATTTTGTGGTTCAATAATGGGATGATCCGTGGTCGTTTTTCTGGTGTAGGTTGTGCGCCCTTCAGTTCATCCACCGTTTCGTGTGGATGCTAAGCGATTGCTGGCGTGCCAACTGGGCTTTCAAGACAACGACCCCCCTCCGGAGATAACTCTGATAGGATAAGACGCGGCACGGCCGGAGCACGAAGCGTTCGCGAGCGCTGCGCGGAGTTGGCCGCCATGGTGCGGTGCGGTcgctccatctccatctccatctccatctgcCCCGCCGGATCGACAGACTCAGCGTCCAGCAACAGCTAGTATCGATGGGTCGTCACTTAGTTTGTTTTCTAGGCTTTGTGACTGCGTGGTTCTGAGCTTGACTTTGCTAGAAGAGAGGTGCTCCGTGGGTTAAGCTGGGATACTGACCACGATTCTTGCCACAAAATTTTGTCATCTCCCATCCAACTCGCCTCTCGTCGTTATTCCGATCTCTCAAAGACCTATCTAGGCAAACGGGATCATGACTGGGCCCGGCGCATCACCCTGTCCCCGCTTGTACTATATATT
The nucleotide sequence above comes from Panicum virgatum strain AP13 chromosome 3K, P.virgatum_v5, whole genome shotgun sequence. Encoded proteins:
- the LOC120698848 gene encoding 50S ribosomal protein L1, chloroplastic-like, with product MATAAAASASSSLLAPAASTAPATPNALLFPSSVPTLRAYPRLLLSFRRPAAAAVADPQGAVLEEEEAEADQRGLYVDEDEDDGYEGGRGSAFTPPTRPRTGKAALPLKHDRTRSKRFLEIQKLRESKKEYDVPTAISLMKQMASAKFKESAEAHFRMNLDPKYNDQQLRATVNLPKGTGQSVKIAVLTQGEKIDEARAAGADIVGGDDLIEQIKGGFMDFNKLIASPDMMPKVAGLGKILGPRGLMPNPKAGTVSPNITQAIEEFKKGKVEYRVDKTGIVHIPFGKVDFPEEDLIANFMAVVRSVERNKPSGAKGIYWKTAYLCSSMGPSIKLNIKEMLDYGTESS